Proteins from one Penaeus vannamei isolate JL-2024 chromosome 8, ASM4276789v1, whole genome shotgun sequence genomic window:
- the LOC113809321 gene encoding torsin-1A has translation MKPQLHWFFVCSIILLNTLQCDGIGFTFGFSAAAAAGAALYAGLNKLGCHFYECCDPRADWIKFNATALALDFQHHLYGQHLVKDVVMKALKGHLSQNNPSKALVMSFHGWTGGGKNYVARFIAENIYKLGMRSNYVHLFVSTIHFPHEQQSDIYKLHLQDWIRGNVSQCERSLFVFDEIDKMPLGMIDAIKPFIDYHESIDGVDFRKSIFLFLSNTGGPEITRTMLKMWRNGVKREEITLKDMESLIEKGAFNEDGGLHQSELIQHSLVDHYVPFLPLERRHIEMCTEDDLKRRGHTPTKAIKQRVADEMMYFPPENNLFSTTGCKRVSQKVGYILANDVYDSLFD, from the exons ATGAAGCCGCAATTACACTGGTTCTTTGTCTGCAGTATTATACTCCTCAACACCCTCCAGTGTGATGGAATTGGCTTTACATTCGGGTTTTCAGCTGCAGCAGCCGCCGGAGCTGCCTTGTATGCGGGACTTAACAAATTGGGCTGTCACTTCTACGAGTGTTGTGATCCAAGGGCTGATTGGATCAAATTTAATGCTACAG CATTGGCTCTAGACTTTCAACACCATCTCTACGGGCAGCACCTGGTGAAAGATGTTGTTATGAAAGCACTGAAAGGACATCTCTCCCAGAATAATCCAAGCAAG GCCTTGGTGATGAGCTTTCATGGAtggacaggaggaggaaagaactaTGTTGCACGGTTTATTGCTGAAAACATATACAAGCTGGGCATGAGAAGCAATTATGTCCACCTTTTTGTTAGTACTATTCACTTCCCTCATGAACAACAAAGTGACATCTATAAG ctTCACCTTCAGGACTGGATAAGAGGGAATGTAAGCCAATGTGAGAGATCACTCTTTGTTTTTGATGAAATAGACAAGATGCCTCTCGGGATGATAGATGCAATAAAGCCATTCATAGATTATCATGAGAGTATTGACGGAGTAGAtttcag AAAATCCATATTCCTTTTCCTGAGTAACACTGGCGGACCAGAAATCACAAGAACTATGCTGAAGATGTGGCGTAATGGAGTAAAGCGTGAAGAAATTActttgaaagacatggaaagcttGATAGAGAAGGGAGCTTTCAATGAAGATG GTGGCCTTCACCAGAGTGAATTGATACAGCATAGCCTTGTGGATCACTATGTGCCCTTCTTACCTCTTGAACGCCGCCACATTGAGATGTGTACAGAAGATGACTTAAAGAGGCGAGGACACACACCAACAAAAGCTATAAAACA ACGTGTAGCAGATGAAATGATGTATTTTCCTCCAGAGAACAACCTTTTCTCCACTACTGGCTGCAAACGAGTCTCTCAGAAAGTTGGGTACATTCTTGCGAATGATGTTTATGATTCTCTTTTTGATTAA